From the Primulina huaijiensis isolate GDHJ02 unplaced genomic scaffold, ASM1229523v2 scaffold30219, whole genome shotgun sequence genome, the window AATACAAATTAATTGCTTCTTAGCTCTTTCTGTTTAATATGCAAAaatgcatatacatatatttggCTCATTGAGGAAACACGTAAATAATTTAGACAACAGAAGGAGAGAACAACCAGAGGTCCTGTATCAACAAAAGGCGAGTAAGCAAAAAGgtaataaacaaaattaaacaaaGCCACTTAAAAGAGATGCATACATCATAAAAAAAAGGtgcaaaaatatatcaaaaccaaaGAACGGGGAAAAGAAATGAAACTAATCATGTTTAATGATTTCACTTGGCATGCACACTAACGATGCTTAGATATTAAACAGaatgatatataaaaaaaactaaaaagtgGAAAGCCTCGAATCAAAACATCATAGGGCAATTATCATCTAGAAAAAAAGCGAGAAAAAGGAAACGAAAGAGGAAGGAAAAGAACTGAGCAAGAACATCAACTCAAATATACAACAGCGAATAAGCAATTCGACAGTCACAGACTCAGAGGCGATAATCACATCACAATTTGACCATGCATATTCATCAAACAACTGATCTCTGGATGAACCTGGTCATTTAAGATTTGACAAAGCTGGGTTTTTAAAGCACAAGACTAAACCTGTTCCATAAGTTCTCTGACACCCCTACCCTCCTTGTTACTGCGTGCTGCACCCAACTCAACACCAGAAACCCTCTCAGCAAACTTCAAAGTACTTATAGTTTCAGAGTACGATTCTACATCAGGATTTAGTTGCACAAACATGAGTGTCTTTGCTTGTCCACCTGCAAAAAAAGACGACATTTGAAGCAAGGTTACATGAGAGGAAGAGAGAACAAAATGAAAGAGCCATCGATAACATGGAAGAGAACACATAAAACATAAGGCAAGAAGCTTTAGACATTAAAAGAACAGCTTATTCATGTGAAATAACTGAAAATGATCTAAATACCTAGAGAACTTTGAAGAACTTGAGTTAGTTTACTATTTCTATAGGGAACATGAGGGCTTTTTTGTGCTAGAGCGAAGATTACGTCTCCCAGAGCCGACAAAGACTTATTGATGTGTTGTGCTTCTCTCAATCTCTCACCAGTAGCTTCAGAACGGTCTACTCTTTCACTGCCAGCGAGATCAACTAAGTGCAAACAACCACGCAAAACAGCATTTGTTTCCAAATCCGTTCCCCGGACATGAACAGTGAGGATACTGTTTAATTACAGATACAATCAGAACTAGATAATCCAAAGCAATGTAGAGATGGAAagtgacaaaaaaaaataatatcaacctGTGAGAACGACTGCTTCTTTCATTTAAGGCTGTAGCACCTACAGCCCTATTCGTCAATCCAATATTCATCAACTCTAACACATCAGAAGTTGATTTAACATGGTGCATGCTAGCATCAGGCACAGTCAACCCATTTGGTTGGGTGGTATTCCAAATCCCAAGCGTGTGCAAGTCAAAGGAAACCATGAATTAAGAAAGTACCACAAATGAAAACACAAAAACATAAGTATTAACAACAGAAACTGAAAAGATTGAACATTTATTGGTTCATTAAACATGAAATAagctaaaaaatttataagGATATCTCTTTTGAGAAACGTCGTTGCTGAGTAAGTCACGCACTTGTTCGTTGTATATTTCAACCATTTGGACACCAACTTCGTATGCAACGGATCCGTGTCTATTCCTTGAGATATTGAAGAGATCATTCAAAGCTCTATAGTTAACTCCCCAATCCACAATTGATGTCACATTTGGTCCAGTCTGGAAATGTTTTTCAATTTCACGATGTTAATAAACTAAATACCCAACAAATGTTTTTCTTGATGATAAATTTATGGACTTACCATCGTATAAGTTTTCCCAGAACCGGTTTGACCATAGGCAAAGATGCAAACATTATACCCATCGAGAACTGACCTAATTAAAGGTTGAGTGTCCAGAAATACCTCCTCTGGAGATGGACACAACGATGATCACCCAACCAAAAAAATAGGGATGAAAGAAATATCAAATAGTATTGACTAATGATTTAACATTATAAGCAATCATTAAAAATTTAGTACAATCAGAAGTCAGAACCTTGAGTAGTGGTGGGACCAAACACCTTGTTAAATTTGAAAAGCCGATGGTTGTCTTTTCCTTGCTTTCCTGGATTTATAACAACCAACTCTCCGTTCTCACCAACATATTGCATGGTTGTTTGTTTATCACTTTGTCCTGGAAGGAATGGCCTTATACGGGCATAAACTCTTATATTTCCtatcaaaataaatcaaaatgaaTGAGCAATTCATTTGAGTCCTACGCTTGTTGATAAAATACGTTATATACCTTTTAAATCTTGAACCTCGTTATACAATTTCCTATTTTCCTCTTGTACGCTGTGGTAATTCTGAGCAGCATATATCAAGCCTTCAAGATTTACACCTAAAAACACAATTTAGATGTTAATATAAGAAATATTGAGCAAGTCAACTTGCTTTATAAGAAAACAAGTAACAAGAAAATAGCCATTTCCGAAGCTCAAAAGAAGGAAAACTTCAGGCAGTTCTCACCAAAATTATGAAACTCTTTTGCAAAGGCCTTGTTGATCTTCAAAACCTCTTGCTTGATGGACTTAGATGTCAACCTCAGTTCCTGGTTATTATCATGAGATAAAACAACAATGACGAGAGCATTGTACATAGCATAAAGTATTATGGTTGTTACAAACCTGCAGAGACACAAATTGAGAATCTATGAAGTGTCTATAttcatattcttttcttttccATCGCAAGAATTTTGATTCAGAAAAATCTGAAAGTTCTTTCACTTTCTTCCTTGAATCAGTCAGCAAACCATCAAgttccaaaattttcttttcgagCTTATCTTTAGTATCATCTGCTTTGGCTTCCAATTGCAGGCGATTCTCTTCATAGGTCTTTTTGACTAGTTCCAACTCTTCCTTTAATGACAATATTTGACTCTCACAGGTGTCCTTTTCTTTCCTCAATCTGATCAAGTCCTGTTCTTCAAGCTTCTTCTTCTCCTCAATTTTGGTCTTCTCAATCTGCCATAACAtgtaaattgtcaaaaaaaccTAGAACTTTCTAGAGAAAAGTTGTATAagcaaacataaaaaaatagaagCCATCTTCCAACAGCTTAAGTATAACTTCATCCATGGTAATTTTATATTGCAGCATATGGTATAGTTTCCTGGTTGATACATTAGATCGATATAGGAGTTTGGGAATTCATAACCTCATGATAAAGCACCAGAAGAGAATTATTATATGGAGGCAGCCATCCTGGTACCATGATATATTAGTCCtctatctattctattttattaaagttgaggacatgatagtAACCACCTAAGAAGGACACCAACATTTTCTTTCAACTTTACCCTtgtatgatactaatattacacttttgttttttgtttttttaaatttcaacacacacttttatttttatttttttttatttcaacaattcaaatatcaatttagtctcgccataatttgtcaaatttcactttagtctatcgataatgataaaaagactatacacacacgcatcgcgtgtgcagaTTAACTAGTATAAAGAGAAATTTACTCTCAATGCTATgttcaatatttaaattaagaggAATACAAATACATCCTAAGAATCTATTCTAGAAAAGAtaataaaagaattaaaaaaaataaatacagatGCTAAAATAATATACAGATCATAAATCTAAACATAGCCAAATAATCAAACAGTATTTAGCTCTATACAGCTGCCCAATGAAACATAATCTtgacattttgatttttcaacaCTTCCCTCTCGAGATAATCGGTAAAGATATGTCATTCTCAGCTTGTTTAGAATATTTCTAAATGTAGGATGAGAGAGTCCCTAGTGAGGATGATAGCAAATTGGTCACCAATGGTAACATACAGAGTACATAATAGTTCACTATTAAGTTTCTCCTATATGAAATGCCTTTCCACCTCATTATGTTTTGTTATGTTGCACTACTGTTTTAAGTCGTATATTGCTTAATTCGGTCGACACACTTGGTTCTTAAGAAGAGAGCCATCAAACCCAGGTGGATGATCCATGTATGCTTCTTCCTCTAAGTCGCCATGTAAAGAGACACTCTTAATATGTTATTCCTGCATAAACCATCCAAAAGtttgctaacaatattcattttTGCAACCAGGATAAATGTATCTTCACAATCTATACCAAAGGTTTGAGTATGTCTCATCGCCACTAGCTTAACTTTATATCTTTCCAAGCTTCCATTGTCTTTATACTTCAGGGCAAACAAAAGAATTAACCATGGATAcaataataaatcttaaaactaaACACAAAACATATTTCTACAATAAAGGCAAACAATTAGTAGTAATTAGCTCTATAAAtcaatttattgaaatttaatc encodes:
- the LOC140967929 gene encoding kinesin-like protein KIN-14J, with protein sequence MDPHTQRHVSENGELDDFREIRNGNVSERIEAFNGRAEGNSFADDFQPKRGHSGDAPVSKISELMKLGSLESASTHSLFIVVDSILDESIERKNEDIPQRVASMLKLVVQEIEQRVSKQTDTMKKQGSLYKSREDRYQLKIRALETLATGTTEENEIVMNQLQQMKIEKTKIEEKKKLEEQDLIRLRKEKDTCESQILSLKEELELVKKTYEENRLQLEAKADDTKDKLEKKILELDGLLTDSRKKVKELSDFSESKFLRWKRKEYEYRHFIDSQFVSLQELRLTSKSIKQEVLKINKAFAKEFHNFGVNLEGLIYAAQNYHSVQEENRKLYNEVQDLKGNIRVYARIRPFLPGQSDKQTTMQYVGENGELVVINPGKQGKDNHRLFKFNKVFGPTTTQEEVFLDTQPLIRSVLDGYNVCIFAYGQTGSGKTYTMTGPNVTSIVDWGVNYRALNDLFNISRNRHGSVAYEVGVQMVEIYNEQVRDLLSNDVSQKRLGIWNTTQPNGLTVPDASMHHVKSTSDVLELMNIGLTNRAVGATALNERSSRSHSILTVHVRGTDLETNAVLRGCLHLVDLAGSERVDRSEATGERLREAQHINKSLSALGDVIFALAQKSPHVPYRNSKLTQVLQSSLGGQAKTLMFVQLNPDVESYSETISTLKFAERVSGVELGAARSNKEGRGVRELMEQIASLKNDVAKKDEEIGRLRLFKNSGNGDRRSIGSPRYGSTSPRRHSLGTSRPGQRLSGGKSSSEKGASDLDNSSEYSDKHSEAGSQQSIDDFRHHKEFFRQSRLTVVGAGENFREGIDLKLDLADGVKNLDEDIELLGFGDADSEERLSDISDSVLSMATETDGSIGSVVEYTLFPETAKSTAETIEKPKVPAKLPRPPQKQTQAGSSRMSAGKSSSKPSSSKRSTTGNSYAQKSSKRWV